TCTCCCGCACCGCTTCCCTCAGCAAGATTCGCAAGGTATCCTGGTCCACGGGGCACCTCCTCGTGCTAAGGTGTGCCCCCCTATTAAACACGGACCCTTACACATAAATCCTTACACGACCAGGATTAGGCTCGGAATACGAAAGGCTTTGGGTCGAAGACGTGCCCCTTGTCCTTGCCAGCGACGCTAGCGTTGTCCTACGCAGAGAGCGGTTCGGGGGAATACTCTACGGCTTTAAGAGGGGCATTTTTCTCAATCAGGAAGCCTTCGACCTTGTTAGATCCTTTGTAGTTGCTACTAGGCCATCGCTGGCCCTCAAGCAAGTTCTCAAAGAAGGAGGCTTAAGTGAAATTACCAAGGGATTTGTAGAGGCAGCGGGGCATTTAATCCTTTACTTGATTGCCGAGGGATACCTTCGCCCTTCTCAAGAAGGGCTGGAATCTAAAGCTTTGTTCCTAGACGATCAACACTTCTCCGATGACCGGTACTATAGGCCTCTATCCATGGAAATCGAGCTCACGAATAGGTGCTATAGGCGTTGTGCATACTGTGCATACGAATCCGGCCCTGAACCCAAAATACCTCTTCGGGAAGAGCTGACTTTCGATGAGTGGGGATATATCTTGGATTCCATAAGAAAGGAAGGGGTCTTCTACCTTGAATTCACAGGAGGTGATCCACTGAGTAGGCCAGATGGATTGGAGATCATCCGCCTAGCGGACGAGCTAGGGTTTAGCGTTCAAGTTAACACCGACTTGTCCGTGTTGCGAGATAGCGACTTAGATAAGATTGCGTCCACAAAAAATCTGAACTTCGTGGGTACCACTTTAGACGGATCTAGTCCGGATAGCCACGATTTGCTTCGGGGTAAGGGGGGATTTAAGACTACCTTGCGGCAGATAAGTCTCATTGCCAAAGCCGGTATCCCTCTGGCTGTCTTCACGGTAGTTCACAAGAAGAACTACACTGAGATTAGAAAGATAGGTGAAATCGCAACACAAAACAACGCTATGTATGGGATTGCGCCCATGTATCCCGCAGGGCGCGGGGCAAGCTTGAATCATCTCGTTCTTAGCCAGGAAGAGTGGGACTTCGCTGTAGGGGAATACATGGACATGGTTAGATTAGGTGCGATTAAGCCCCACCAAAGGCTGTGGTATAAGCTTTCTAGAGAACTTAGATCGGAAAACCCGGCCCGCGATCAGATATGGCTTACCTCTAGGGGTAATCGTGCTCTTCGCGTAGATCCGAGGGGTAATGTCTACGTTTCTGCCAAATTGCGTGAGTGGCGGCCCAGGTATTCGTTCTTCGGCAACCTTCTAACGAGCACTTTAGCCGACATTTGGGAGAATTCGCCTCTACTGCAAGAGCTACGGAAAATACCTGTTCAACCGAACTTCTTTGATGCCGTGGACATTCGGACTATCCCCAATTACACCAGCGAAATCCCTCTAGCTGATGGCTCAGCGTCCCAGCATGGCTAAGGATTTAACTCCGCCCTCGGGTACCTTCTCCTTCTTCCTCCTCGCCTTCCTTCTAACCCTGACCGGCCAGGGCCTGGTGGTGGCGGGCCTATGGCGGTTCCTGGAAGCGGGAGCCTCGGGGCTACAAACTTCGGTCCTCACCCTGGTTCAAGCCTTAGCGAGCATCCTGACCCCCTTTCTCCTCCAATCCTGGCTTGAGACCAGGCCCCAAATGGTGCTCCGCCTCCTCGCCTTTGGCCTTGGGGTAGCGGCCCTCCTCGCCCTGGGAAGCCCTGGCCTTAGCACCTTTCTTCTCCTTTACGCCGCCTTGCTCGCCCTCTTCCTCTTCCTTACGGCTGCTCTGGCCATCTACGGCGTTTTACTGGGAAGCGCCCTGCCCCGCCTCTTCCCTAAGGAGGCCCTGTCCCAGGCCAACGCCCGCTGGGAAATGGCCAATACCTTGGGCCTGGTCCTGGCCCCCCTCATAGGGGGCTTTGCCGTGGACCG
Above is a genomic segment from Thermus sp. LT1-2-5 containing:
- a CDS encoding radical SAM protein, whose translation is MPLVLASDASVVLRRERFGGILYGFKRGIFLNQEAFDLVRSFVVATRPSLALKQVLKEGGLSEITKGFVEAAGHLILYLIAEGYLRPSQEGLESKALFLDDQHFSDDRYYRPLSMEIELTNRCYRRCAYCAYESGPEPKIPLREELTFDEWGYILDSIRKEGVFYLEFTGGDPLSRPDGLEIIRLADELGFSVQVNTDLSVLRDSDLDKIASTKNLNFVGTTLDGSSPDSHDLLRGKGGFKTTLRQISLIAKAGIPLAVFTVVHKKNYTEIRKIGEIATQNNAMYGIAPMYPAGRGASLNHLVLSQEEWDFAVGEYMDMVRLGAIKPHQRLWYKLSRELRSENPARDQIWLTSRGNRALRVDPRGNVYVSAKLREWRPRYSFFGNLLTSTLADIWENSPLLQELRKIPVQPNFFDAVDIRTIPNYTSEIPLADGSASQHG